A region from the Mesorhizobium sp. J8 genome encodes:
- a CDS encoding host attachment family protein: MSVKLKHGLWVVVADGEKALFLRNQGDSKFPNLEVVQEMEQENPATREQGTDKPGRQSNEGPRSAVEETDWHRLGKERFAVEIADRLYKLAHRGAFDAIVLIAPPQVLGEMRQKLHKEVSERVQAEIPKTLTNHTVTDIETLLQAA, from the coding sequence ATGAGCGTCAAGCTGAAGCACGGATTGTGGGTCGTCGTGGCCGATGGCGAGAAGGCGCTCTTCCTGCGCAACCAGGGCGACAGCAAGTTCCCGAATCTGGAAGTGGTGCAGGAGATGGAACAGGAGAACCCCGCGACGCGCGAGCAAGGCACGGACAAGCCGGGCCGCCAGAGCAACGAAGGTCCCCGCAGCGCCGTCGAAGAAACCGATTGGCACCGTCTCGGCAAGGAGCGCTTCGCTGTCGAGATCGCCGATCGGCTCTACAAGCTTGCGCATCGCGGCGCGTTCGACGCGATTGTGCTGATCGCGCCGCCACAGGTGCTCGGCGAGATGCGCCAGAAACTGCACAAGGAAGTCAGCGAGAGGGTGCAGGCCGAAATTCCCAAGACGCTCACCAACCATACCGTTACCGACATCGAGACCCTTCTGCAGGCGGCATAA
- the ybaL gene encoding YbaL family putative K(+) efflux transporter yields MPHDTPLIATIVAGLGLAFVFGALANRFRIPPLVGYLVAGVLVGPNTPGFVADASLANELAEIGVILLMFGVGLHFSLKDLLSVRAIAVPGAVVQISFATLLGVGLAWLLGWSLGAGLVFGLALSVASTVVLLRAMQERRLIETERGRIAVGWLIVEDLAMVLALVLLPALAGVLGGQPQVEDHASLLSLPASYGIWGVVGATFAKVAAFVVVMLVVGRRVIPWILHYVAHTGSRELFRLSVLAIALGVAFGAAKLFGVSLALGAFFAGMIMSESELSHRAAEESLPLRDAFSVLFFVSVGMLFDPLSLISNGLPILATLAIIIIGKSIAAFVIVVAFRYPIATALMISASLAQIGEFSFILAELGVGLKLLPEQGRDLILAGAILSILLNPLMFLVVDWMKPWLEKRAGKTATPEETKPIGPATEPGQVASVQAAPAKEDGPPPRTALAGHSILIGYGRVGSLVGAALKEAALPFLVIEDADKTLAKLRDDGVETVAGNAANADVFAAANPEGAKRLILAIPNAFEAGQVVLRARAANPAINVIARAHSDAEVEHLKGLGADTVIMGEREIARGIVEVVTGKNTGPAELATGVDPQPA; encoded by the coding sequence ATGCCGCATGACACGCCCCTTATCGCCACCATCGTCGCCGGTCTGGGGCTTGCATTCGTCTTCGGGGCGTTAGCCAACCGTTTCCGCATCCCGCCGCTCGTCGGCTATCTTGTCGCCGGCGTCCTGGTCGGTCCGAACACGCCGGGCTTCGTGGCCGACGCCAGCCTCGCCAACGAGCTTGCGGAGATCGGCGTCATCCTTTTGATGTTCGGCGTCGGCCTGCATTTTTCGTTGAAGGACCTTCTGTCTGTCCGCGCCATCGCCGTGCCGGGCGCCGTTGTGCAGATCAGCTTCGCCACGCTGCTTGGCGTCGGGCTTGCCTGGCTGCTCGGCTGGTCGCTTGGGGCCGGCCTGGTCTTCGGCCTGGCGCTTTCGGTCGCCTCGACCGTGGTGCTTTTGCGCGCCATGCAGGAGCGGCGGCTGATCGAGACCGAGCGCGGCCGCATCGCCGTCGGCTGGCTGATCGTGGAGGATCTGGCCATGGTGCTGGCGCTGGTGCTGTTGCCGGCCCTCGCGGGCGTGCTTGGCGGCCAGCCGCAGGTCGAAGACCATGCGAGCCTGCTTTCGTTGCCCGCCAGCTACGGCATATGGGGCGTCGTCGGCGCAACATTCGCAAAGGTCGCCGCTTTCGTCGTCGTCATGCTGGTGGTCGGCCGCAGGGTCATCCCGTGGATCCTGCACTACGTCGCCCATACCGGCTCGCGCGAATTGTTCCGGCTCTCGGTGCTGGCGATCGCGCTCGGCGTCGCCTTCGGCGCGGCGAAGCTGTTCGGCGTCTCGCTGGCGCTCGGCGCCTTCTTCGCCGGCATGATCATGAGCGAATCCGAGCTCAGCCACCGCGCGGCGGAAGAATCGCTGCCGCTGCGCGACGCCTTCTCGGTGCTGTTCTTCGTCTCGGTCGGCATGCTGTTCGACCCGCTCAGCCTGATCAGCAACGGCCTGCCGATCCTCGCCACATTAGCGATCATCATTATCGGCAAGTCGATCGCGGCTTTCGTCATCGTGGTCGCCTTCCGCTATCCGATCGCGACCGCGCTGATGATTTCGGCGAGCCTTGCCCAGATCGGCGAATTCTCCTTCATCCTGGCCGAGCTCGGCGTCGGCCTGAAACTGCTGCCCGAACAGGGCCGCGACCTCATCCTGGCCGGCGCGATCCTGTCGATCCTGCTCAATCCGCTGATGTTCCTCGTCGTCGACTGGATGAAGCCCTGGCTGGAAAAGCGCGCCGGCAAGACGGCCACTCCCGAGGAGACAAAACCGATCGGCCCGGCGACCGAGCCCGGCCAGGTCGCTTCGGTCCAGGCAGCTCCGGCAAAGGAGGACGGCCCGCCGCCCAGGACCGCGCTTGCCGGCCATTCCATCCTGATCGGTTATGGCCGCGTCGGCAGCCTTGTGGGCGCGGCGTTGAAGGAAGCCGCCCTGCCCTTCCTGGTGATCGAGGACGCCGACAAGACGCTGGCGAAGCTGCGCGACGACGGCGTCGAGACCGTCGCCGGCAATGCCGCCAATGCGGATGTCTTCGCGGCCGCCAATCCGGAGGGCGCGAAACGGCTGATCCTCGCCATCCCCAATGCCTTCGAGGCAGGGCAGGTTGTGCTCAGGGCCCGCGCGGCCAATCCGGCGATCAACGTCATTGCCCGCGCTCATTCCGACGCAGAGGTCGAGCACCTGAAAGGGTTGGGCGCCGACACCGTGATCATGGGCGAGCGCGAGATCGCGAGGGGGATTGTCGAGGTGGTGACCGGCAAAAACACCGGTCCGGCCGAGCTTGCCACGGGGGTCGATCCGCAGCCCGCCTGA
- a CDS encoding AraC family transcriptional regulator — protein MRQPLRWPWLDFDVDQVAAPAIAVGVDVTETRAEVREHWHRKGQLVFALGGAVTCRVPNGLWMVPPHCGVWVPSRLEHSNIATANARIFFVYIEPGAANLPDRCCTLSISPLLREVIVELSECAPDDARCDFLGKVLLSELPLMPVQQLHLPISAEPRLRRIAEALADNPADRGTLAQWADRVALSESSLARLIVRETGLSFGRWRQQLHLIVALKELSSGASVQQVSGDLGYQSVTAFITMFKKALGKPPAKYLSDIAQNGGSAFVA, from the coding sequence ATGAGACAGCCACTTCGCTGGCCCTGGCTGGATTTCGATGTCGATCAAGTGGCCGCGCCGGCGATCGCCGTTGGCGTCGATGTCACCGAGACCAGGGCCGAGGTGCGCGAGCATTGGCATCGCAAGGGGCAGCTCGTCTTCGCACTCGGCGGCGCCGTCACCTGCCGCGTTCCGAACGGGCTCTGGATGGTGCCGCCGCATTGCGGGGTGTGGGTGCCGAGCCGCCTGGAGCACAGCAATATCGCGACGGCGAATGCGCGGATTTTCTTCGTCTATATCGAGCCGGGCGCCGCCAACCTGCCGGATCGGTGCTGCACGCTTTCGATCTCGCCGCTGCTGCGCGAGGTGATCGTCGAACTTTCGGAGTGCGCGCCGGACGACGCGCGATGCGATTTCCTGGGAAAGGTCCTGCTCTCCGAACTGCCGCTTATGCCGGTCCAGCAATTACACCTGCCGATCTCGGCCGAGCCGCGGCTGCGCCGGATCGCCGAAGCGCTTGCCGACAACCCCGCCGATCGCGGCACGCTGGCGCAGTGGGCGGACCGCGTCGCGCTGAGCGAAAGCAGCCTGGCGCGTCTTATCGTCAGGGAGACGGGATTGAGCTTCGGCCGCTGGCGCCAGCAACTGCACCTGATCGTCGCGCTCAAGGAACTGTCATCCGGCGCCAGCGTGCAGCAGGTGTCGGGCGATCTCGGCTATCAATCCGTCACCGCCTTCATCACCATGTTCAAGAAGGCGCTGGGCAAGCCGCCGGCGAAATATCTCAGCGATATCGCGCAGAACGGCGGTTCTGCCTTCGTCGCCTGA